A genome region from Micromonospora inyonensis includes the following:
- a CDS encoding mycoredoxin produces MLTMYSTPWCGYCHRLKSQLDREGIAYQVVDIEQDPAAAEFVMKVNGGNQTVPTLRFADGSALTNPSINQVKQHLASLAGA; encoded by the coding sequence ATGTTGACGATGTATTCCACGCCGTGGTGCGGCTACTGCCACCGGTTGAAGTCGCAGCTCGACCGGGAGGGCATCGCCTACCAGGTGGTGGACATCGAGCAGGATCCGGCGGCGGCCGAGTTCGTGATGAAGGTCAACGGCGGCAACCAGACGGTGCCCACGCTGCGCTTCGCCGACGGCTCCGCCCTCACCAACCCCTCGATCAACCAGGTCAAGCAGCACCTCGCGAGCCTGGCCGGCGCCTGA
- a CDS encoding MFS transporter has product MYTVLRRPDFRLLFGALLASMTAESILMLALAIWVKDLTGSDRMAAAVIFAVVAPKILAPLMGWVVDRYRRRPFFLAANVVTAALLTPLLTVRDSGDVWIVYLVGALYGLSSIALGAALSGLLRTLLPLGLLAEANAALQAVRQTLRLGGPLVGAALYAVAGGWALTVVGVSGFVTAAAVVGLLRVAEPARPHRLACGLTELGAGLRHLGTEPVLRRALLGYGAAALVIGFSEALLFAYVERGLARPPTFVGVLFSVQGVGGLVGALLSPVVVRRFGEVGSLAAGVALFGTAALTLTYPRLWLAVAALLLAGLSLPLSWVGLHTLVQRRTGPGLLGRATAATDALVSGPQAISIGTGALLVAVLDYRLLFALVGVVMLAAGAYLWRARRFAPAPADPAPARPVVPARRRPLAGPGRSRPALDVDHGVVASTRDG; this is encoded by the coding sequence ATGTACACCGTCCTGCGCCGCCCCGACTTCCGACTGCTCTTCGGCGCGCTGTTGGCGAGCATGACCGCCGAGTCGATCCTGATGCTCGCCCTGGCGATCTGGGTGAAGGACCTGACCGGTTCCGACCGGATGGCCGCTGCGGTGATCTTCGCGGTGGTCGCGCCGAAGATCCTCGCGCCGCTGATGGGGTGGGTCGTCGACCGGTACCGCCGCCGGCCCTTCTTCCTGGCCGCGAACGTGGTCACCGCCGCGCTGCTCACCCCACTGCTGACCGTCCGCGACTCCGGCGACGTGTGGATCGTCTACCTGGTCGGCGCGTTGTACGGCCTGTCGTCGATCGCGCTCGGCGCGGCGCTCAGCGGGCTGCTGCGCACCCTGCTCCCGCTCGGGCTGCTGGCCGAGGCGAACGCCGCCCTGCAGGCCGTACGCCAGACCCTGCGGCTGGGTGGCCCGCTGGTCGGGGCGGCGCTCTACGCCGTGGCCGGCGGCTGGGCGCTCACCGTCGTCGGCGTCAGCGGGTTCGTCACCGCCGCCGCCGTGGTGGGCCTGCTCCGGGTGGCCGAGCCCGCGCGGCCGCACCGGCTGGCGTGTGGCCTGACCGAACTGGGCGCCGGGCTGCGTCACCTCGGCACCGAGCCGGTGCTGCGCCGGGCCCTGCTCGGGTACGGCGCGGCCGCACTGGTGATCGGGTTCAGCGAGGCGCTGCTCTTCGCCTACGTCGAGCGGGGGCTGGCACGGCCCCCCACCTTCGTGGGCGTCCTGTTCAGCGTGCAGGGGGTGGGGGGCCTGGTCGGTGCGCTGCTCTCCCCGGTCGTGGTACGTCGCTTCGGTGAGGTCGGCTCGCTCGCCGCCGGGGTGGCGCTCTTCGGGACGGCGGCGCTGACCCTGACGTACCCGCGTCTCTGGCTCGCCGTCGCGGCGCTGCTGTTGGCCGGGCTGTCCCTCCCGCTGAGCTGGGTCGGGCTGCACACGCTGGTGCAGCGGCGGACCGGACCCGGCCTGCTCGGCCGGGCGACCGCCGCGACGGACGCACTGGTCAGCGGGCCGCAGGCGATCTCCATCGGCACCGGGGCGCTGCTGGTCGCGGTGCTCGACTACCGGCTGCTGTTCGCCCTCGTGGGCGTGGTGATGCTGGCCGCCGGGGCGTACCTGTGGCGGGCCCGGAGGTTCGCCCCGGCCCCGGCGGATCCGGCCCCGGCCCGGCCGGTCGTGCCCGCCCGGCGTCGCCCTCTGGCCGGTCCGGGTCGCTCCCGCCCGGCCCTGGACGTCGACCACGGCGTGGTCGCCTCGACCCGGGACGGGTGA
- a CDS encoding helix-turn-helix domain-containing protein, producing the protein MPPAVPSPILRRRRLGTELRSLREASGLTGEQVIERVGWASASKLSRLENGRSRPDPGDIRALLDLYGADDETRAELTAITREAGDIRAWLKSYGAMTEHQRSYAELEAGCAEIREYNPVLVPGLLQTAAYARVRIVSARLAESDADPHAVETEVDARLARQALLQPADAPRYTAVLEEGALSRRAGPPEVIREQLTQLCELAAWPKVTIQVLPRDATIGDWYLPPTAFSLYRFPDPADPETLAIEGGFTDVVSHDVNALNRYKMVFEWLCAAARSPSDSLAWLIEATETAAPPPAAYGSPTTPAQRRGVSGRLTER; encoded by the coding sequence GTGCCTCCTGCCGTACCCAGCCCGATCCTGCGACGTCGCCGGCTCGGCACCGAACTACGCAGCCTGCGCGAGGCGTCCGGCCTCACCGGGGAACAGGTCATCGAGCGGGTCGGCTGGGCCTCGGCGTCCAAGCTCTCCCGCCTGGAGAACGGACGCAGCCGCCCCGACCCGGGGGACATCCGCGCCCTGCTCGACCTCTACGGCGCGGACGACGAGACCCGCGCCGAACTGACCGCCATCACCCGGGAGGCGGGGGACATCCGGGCCTGGCTGAAGTCGTACGGGGCGATGACCGAGCACCAGCGCAGCTACGCCGAACTGGAGGCGGGCTGCGCCGAGATCCGCGAGTACAACCCGGTCCTGGTGCCGGGCCTGTTGCAGACCGCCGCGTACGCCCGGGTGCGCATCGTCTCGGCCCGCCTCGCCGAGTCCGACGCCGACCCACACGCCGTCGAGACCGAGGTGGACGCGCGGCTGGCCCGGCAGGCGCTGCTGCAACCGGCCGACGCGCCCCGCTACACGGCGGTGCTGGAGGAGGGGGCGCTGAGCCGACGGGCCGGGCCCCCGGAGGTGATCCGGGAGCAGCTCACCCAGCTCTGCGAGCTGGCCGCGTGGCCGAAGGTGACGATCCAGGTGCTGCCCCGCGATGCCACCATCGGCGACTGGTACCTCCCACCGACCGCGTTCTCGCTCTACCGGTTCCCGGATCCGGCGGACCCGGAGACGCTGGCGATCGAAGGCGGCTTCACCGACGTCGTGTCACACGACGTAAATGCCTTGAATCGCTATAAAATGGTCTTCGAGTGGCTGTGCGCGGCGGCGCGCTCCCCATCGGACTCCCTCGCCTGGCTGATCGAGGCGACCGAGACGGCGGCACCGCCCCCGGCGGCGTACGGGTCGCCAACGACGCCAGCCCAACGCCGCGGCGTCTCCGGGCGACTGACGGAGCGGTGA
- a CDS encoding DUF397 domain-containing protein has translation MNQIPDTLSVGTVALTGAAWRTSSRSQTSNCVEVAPLPAGPAAVALRDSKDRGGPVLLFRRQQWRDFLTGTRNGEFAGH, from the coding sequence ATGAACCAGATCCCCGACACCCTGTCCGTCGGCACCGTCGCGCTGACCGGCGCCGCGTGGCGTACCAGCTCGCGCAGCCAGACCTCCAACTGCGTCGAGGTCGCCCCGCTGCCGGCCGGTCCCGCCGCGGTGGCCCTCCGGGACAGCAAGGACCGGGGCGGACCGGTGCTGCTGTTCCGGCGCCAGCAGTGGCGGGACTTCCTCACCGGCACCCGCAACGGGGAGTTCGCCGGGCACTGA
- the nudC gene encoding NAD(+) diphosphatase yields MTRTGGAGAEPAREAPALPPLARAVLDRAAHRRTDPVWLAEAWRRGLVLVVDTAAGGRTLVTVDRTPPALRLLDPGQAPDGPPMFLGVGVDGVPLFAVDATLPTIPETRAGSLREVGHLLDDRDAGLFITAVALANWHRRHRFSATTGEPTTPDEGGWSRLDAHGDRVWPRTDPAMIVLVHDGVSGPDGRCLLGNNTTWPATPGARRFSCLAGYVEPGESAETAVAREVTEEVGLTVSGIRYAGSQPWPFPGSLMLGFLARADPAQPLHLDPAEIAYARWFSRREIAEAVADGAVDVGDGERLLLPPPLSIAHFLIGRWLADTEPGPGP; encoded by the coding sequence ATGACCCGTACCGGGGGTGCGGGTGCGGAGCCGGCCCGGGAGGCTCCGGCGCTGCCACCGCTGGCCCGGGCCGTCCTCGACCGGGCAGCGCACCGGCGTACCGACCCGGTGTGGCTGGCGGAGGCCTGGCGGCGGGGCCTGGTGCTGGTGGTGGACACGGCTGCCGGTGGCCGGACCCTGGTGACCGTGGACCGCACCCCGCCCGCGCTGCGGCTGCTCGATCCCGGGCAGGCCCCGGACGGGCCGCCGATGTTCCTGGGGGTCGGCGTGGACGGGGTGCCGCTCTTCGCGGTGGACGCGACCCTGCCCACGATCCCGGAGACCCGCGCCGGGTCGCTGCGGGAGGTCGGGCACCTGCTCGACGACCGGGACGCCGGGCTGTTCATCACGGCGGTCGCGCTCGCCAACTGGCACCGGCGGCACCGTTTCTCGGCGACCACCGGCGAGCCGACCACCCCGGACGAGGGCGGCTGGTCGCGGCTGGACGCGCACGGCGACCGGGTCTGGCCCCGGACCGACCCGGCGATGATCGTGCTGGTGCACGACGGGGTGTCCGGCCCGGACGGCCGCTGCCTGCTCGGCAACAACACGACCTGGCCGGCGACCCCCGGTGCGCGTCGCTTCTCCTGCCTCGCCGGCTACGTCGAGCCGGGTGAGTCGGCGGAGACGGCCGTCGCCCGGGAGGTGACCGAGGAGGTCGGGCTCACCGTCTCCGGGATCCGGTACGCCGGCAGCCAGCCCTGGCCGTTTCCCGGTTCGCTGATGCTGGGGTTCCTGGCCCGGGCCGATCCGGCGCAGCCGCTGCACCTCGACCCGGCCGAGATCGCGTACGCCCGCTGGTTCTCCCGGCGGGAGATCGCCGAGGCGGTCGCCGACGGTGCGGTGGACGTGGGGGACGGGGAACGCCTGTTGCTGCCGCCGCCGCTGTCGATCGCGCACTTCCTGATCGGCCGCTGGTTGGCGGACACGGAGCCCGGTCCTGGCCCGTGA
- a CDS encoding M16 family metallopeptidase, translating to MTTETRTATRPLPPLGPVRRLKLPRQAERTLDNGLTVIVVRRPAVPLVELRLGVPFGRAHLARGTLLAQTLLAGTERMSSNRIAAELQAVGGGLSAGVDPDRLMVSGFGLVTGLDRMLEILADVLTGATYPADEVATERAHTVDRIEMAQSQPAHLARVALLKRLYGRHPYAVQTPGPGQLRAVRPAALRTLHAERVHPTGAVLVLVGDVQPERALDAAERALGGWRGDGRPVELPPTPPLQPGPVRLVDRPGSVQSSLRIALPAVTRTHPDHAALQLANLVFGGYFSSRWVENIREDKGYTYGPHSVVEHSAAGSVLVAGADVATEVTGAALLETTYELGRLASLPPGGEELEQARRYALGSLQLGMATQAGLASLTSAYAGSGLRLDFLAEHAARLAKATVDDVAEAAARYLAPAGAVTVVLGDAERIAPGLAVLGPVETEPAST from the coding sequence GTGACGACGGAGACCCGGACCGCGACCCGGCCGCTGCCGCCGCTCGGCCCGGTCCGCCGACTCAAACTGCCCCGCCAGGCCGAGCGGACGCTCGACAACGGTCTCACCGTGATCGTGGTACGCCGGCCGGCGGTGCCCCTGGTCGAGCTGCGGCTCGGCGTGCCGTTCGGCCGCGCCCACCTGGCCCGGGGCACGCTGCTCGCGCAGACGCTGCTGGCCGGCACCGAGCGGATGTCCAGCAACCGGATCGCGGCCGAGTTGCAGGCGGTCGGCGGCGGGCTCTCCGCCGGGGTCGACCCGGACCGGCTGATGGTCTCCGGGTTCGGTCTGGTCACCGGGCTGGACCGGATGCTGGAGATCCTCGCCGACGTGCTGACCGGGGCGACGTACCCGGCCGACGAGGTGGCCACCGAACGGGCGCACACGGTCGACCGGATCGAGATGGCACAGAGCCAGCCGGCGCACCTGGCCCGGGTCGCGCTGCTGAAGCGGCTCTACGGCCGCCACCCGTACGCGGTGCAGACCCCCGGGCCGGGGCAGCTCCGCGCGGTCCGGCCGGCCGCGTTGCGCACGCTGCACGCCGAACGGGTGCACCCCACCGGCGCGGTACTGGTGCTGGTGGGTGACGTGCAGCCGGAGCGGGCGCTGGACGCCGCCGAGCGGGCGCTCGGCGGGTGGCGGGGGGACGGCCGGCCGGTGGAACTGCCGCCCACGCCACCGCTTCAGCCGGGACCGGTCCGCCTGGTCGACCGGCCCGGTTCCGTGCAGTCGTCGTTGCGGATCGCGCTGCCGGCGGTCACCCGCACCCATCCGGACCATGCCGCCCTGCAACTGGCGAACCTGGTCTTCGGCGGCTACTTCTCCTCCCGCTGGGTGGAGAACATCCGGGAGGACAAGGGCTACACCTACGGCCCGCACTCGGTGGTGGAGCACTCGGCCGCCGGCTCGGTGCTGGTCGCCGGGGCCGACGTGGCGACCGAGGTGACCGGCGCGGCGCTGCTGGAGACCACCTACGAGCTGGGCCGGCTGGCCTCGCTGCCGCCCGGCGGGGAGGAGTTGGAGCAGGCCCGGCGGTACGCGCTGGGCAGCCTCCAGCTCGGCATGGCCACCCAGGCCGGCCTCGCCTCGTTGACCAGCGCGTACGCCGGCAGCGGGCTGCGGCTGGACTTCCTCGCCGAGCACGCCGCCCGGCTGGCGAAGGCGACCGTCGACGACGTCGCCGAGGCGGCGGCCCGCTACCTCGCCCCCGCGGGGGCGGTCACCGTCGTGCTCGGGGACGCCGAGCGGATCGCCCCGGGGCTGGCGGTGCTCGGGCCGGTGGAGACGGAGCCGGCGTCGACATGA
- a CDS encoding M16 family metallopeptidase yields MAARRSRIPATKYPVERFTLDNGLRVVLSPDRSAPVVGVAVVYDVGIRSEPEGRTGFAHLFEHLMFQGSENLEKLAHFRHVQGAGGTFNGSTHLDYTDYYEYLPANALERALFLEADRMRGPRLTEENLRNQVDVVKEEIRVNVLNRPYGGFPWLTLSPVMFDTFPNAHDGYGSFDDLESATVDEAVDFFHRFYASGNAVLAVSGDIDVAEATTLVERHFGDVPARPAPARPDFGEPDLTVERRTSYTDRLAPMPAVASAWRVPDPLTDLTGYLAYVVLAEVLTDGDASRLVERLVQRDRTVTSIGGYLNFMGDPFDVRDPTVLVLQHHLPPGGDVDRVLRTVDEELDRLAADGLTEGELARTQARMATHLLRDTDAVLGRALRMAVLEQQRDEPGLLNELPRLVGEVTEEQVRAAAAMLRPERRASIEVIPGGAR; encoded by the coding sequence GTGGCGGCGCGGAGATCCAGAATCCCAGCGACGAAGTACCCGGTGGAGCGGTTCACCCTCGACAACGGACTGCGGGTGGTGCTCAGCCCCGACCGCAGCGCCCCGGTGGTCGGGGTCGCCGTCGTCTACGACGTCGGCATCCGCTCCGAGCCGGAGGGGCGCACCGGCTTCGCCCACCTCTTCGAGCACCTGATGTTCCAGGGTTCGGAGAACCTGGAGAAGCTGGCCCACTTCCGGCACGTGCAGGGCGCGGGGGGCACCTTCAACGGCTCCACCCACCTGGACTACACCGACTACTACGAGTACCTCCCGGCGAACGCGCTGGAACGCGCGCTCTTCCTGGAGGCCGACCGGATGCGCGGTCCCCGGCTGACCGAGGAGAACCTGCGCAACCAGGTCGACGTGGTCAAGGAGGAGATCCGGGTCAACGTGCTCAACCGCCCGTACGGCGGCTTCCCCTGGCTGACCCTGTCGCCGGTGATGTTCGACACCTTCCCCAACGCCCACGACGGGTACGGATCCTTCGACGACCTCGAGTCGGCGACCGTCGACGAGGCGGTCGACTTCTTCCACCGCTTCTACGCCAGCGGCAACGCCGTCCTCGCCGTCAGCGGCGACATCGACGTGGCCGAGGCCACCACGCTGGTCGAGCGGCACTTCGGCGACGTGCCGGCCCGCCCCGCGCCGGCCCGCCCCGACTTCGGCGAACCCGACCTGACCGTCGAACGGCGCACCTCGTACACCGACCGGCTGGCTCCGATGCCGGCGGTGGCCAGCGCCTGGCGGGTGCCGGATCCGCTCACCGACCTCACCGGCTACCTGGCGTACGTGGTGCTCGCCGAGGTGCTCACCGACGGCGACGCGTCCCGGCTGGTGGAGCGGCTGGTGCAGCGGGACCGGACGGTCACCAGCATCGGCGGGTACCTCAACTTCATGGGCGACCCGTTCGACGTCCGCGACCCGACCGTGCTGGTGCTCCAGCACCACCTGCCGCCCGGCGGCGACGTGGACCGGGTGCTCCGTACCGTCGACGAGGAACTGGACCGGCTCGCCGCCGACGGGCTCACCGAGGGCGAGCTGGCCCGGACCCAGGCCCGGATGGCCACCCACCTGCTGCGCGACACCGACGCGGTGCTCGGCCGGGCGCTGCGGATGGCGGTGCTGGAGCAGCAGCGCGACGAGCCCGGCCTGCTCAACGAACTGCCCCGGCTGGTCGGCGAGGTCACCGAGGAGCAGGTCCGCGCCGCCGCCGCCATGCTGCGGCCCGAACGCCGCGCGTCGATCGAGGTCATTCCCGGAGGTGCCCGGTGA
- a CDS encoding ABC transporter substrate-binding protein, whose protein sequence is MRRHPYRRTAALAALAIVGLASLAACGGEDDAGGDSSGPTTLRLGYFPNITHAPAVVGVEKGIFAEKLGSDVKLETKTFNAGPAAIEAIFSGALDATYIGPNPTVNAHSKSKGEAVRVISGAASGGVALVVKPEITSVEQLRGKKIATPQLGNTQDVALRFWLKEKGITTTKEGGGDVKIVPQENAQTVETFGSGAIDGAWVPEPFVSRLVNAGGKVLVDERDLWPDRKFVITNLIVSTKFLKAHPDVVKKLVEAQVAANAFVTANPDQAHQAISDHIGKITGKPLDLKLIKQAWPTLEFTNDPIASSLRTGLDHAVAVGLTQPVSLDGLYDLTYLNEVLKAQGEPGVGQP, encoded by the coding sequence ATGAGACGGCACCCCTACCGTCGGACGGCGGCCCTGGCGGCCCTGGCGATCGTCGGCCTGGCGAGCCTGGCCGCCTGCGGGGGCGAGGACGACGCGGGCGGGGACTCCTCCGGGCCGACGACGCTGCGCCTCGGCTACTTCCCCAACATCACCCACGCACCGGCCGTGGTCGGTGTGGAAAAGGGCATCTTCGCCGAGAAGCTCGGCAGCGACGTCAAGCTGGAGACCAAGACCTTCAACGCCGGCCCGGCCGCCATCGAGGCGATCTTCTCCGGCGCGCTGGACGCGACGTACATCGGACCGAACCCCACGGTGAACGCGCACTCCAAGAGCAAGGGCGAGGCCGTCCGGGTGATCTCCGGTGCCGCCTCCGGCGGGGTCGCGCTGGTCGTCAAGCCCGAGATCACCTCGGTCGAGCAGCTCAGGGGCAAGAAGATCGCCACCCCGCAGCTCGGCAACACCCAGGACGTCGCGCTGCGGTTCTGGCTCAAGGAGAAGGGCATCACCACCACCAAGGAGGGTGGTGGTGACGTCAAGATCGTGCCGCAGGAGAACGCACAGACCGTCGAGACCTTCGGCAGCGGCGCGATCGACGGTGCCTGGGTGCCCGAACCGTTCGTCTCCCGCCTGGTCAACGCCGGCGGCAAGGTCCTCGTCGACGAGCGGGACCTCTGGCCGGACCGGAAGTTCGTGATCACCAACCTGATCGTCAGCACGAAGTTCCTCAAGGCCCACCCGGACGTGGTCAAGAAGCTGGTCGAGGCGCAGGTGGCCGCGAACGCCTTCGTCACCGCCAACCCGGACCAGGCGCACCAGGCCATCTCCGACCACATCGGCAAGATCACCGGCAAGCCGCTGGACCTCAAGCTGATCAAACAGGCCTGGCCGACGTTGGAGTTCACCAACGACCCGATCGCCTCGTCGCTGAGGACCGGGCTGGACCACGCCGTCGCGGTCGGGCTGACCCAGCCGGTCAGCCTGGACGGGCTCTACGACCTGACGTACCTCAACGAGGTGCTCAAGGCCCAGGGCGAGCCCGGGGTGGGCCAGCCGTGA
- a CDS encoding ABC transporter ATP-binding protein, which yields MTSATTTPRSATGAVALRGVTKVYGRGDGAVLALDGVTLDVAPGEFVCLVGASGCGKSTLLNLVAGLDRVSGGEIDLGPGVEPGLMFQESALFPWLTVEGNVEVPLKLRGLPRARRRERVAELLRTVHLGDFAGKRPHELSGGMRQRVALARTLALQTPVLLMDEPFGALDAMTRDILHDELERIWSERTLTVLFVTHNVREAARLADRIILLSSRPGRIIWSTRVDVPRPRRIDSPEVAEIAAEVTDRLRAEVGRHGR from the coding sequence GTGACGTCGGCCACGACGACCCCGCGCAGCGCGACCGGTGCGGTCGCGCTGCGCGGGGTGACCAAGGTGTACGGACGCGGGGACGGTGCGGTCCTCGCCCTGGACGGGGTCACCCTCGACGTCGCCCCGGGTGAGTTCGTCTGCCTCGTCGGCGCGTCCGGCTGCGGCAAGAGCACCCTGCTCAACCTGGTCGCCGGCCTGGACCGGGTCAGCGGCGGCGAGATCGACCTCGGCCCGGGTGTCGAGCCGGGACTGATGTTCCAGGAGTCGGCGCTGTTCCCCTGGCTGACCGTGGAGGGCAACGTCGAGGTGCCGCTGAAGCTGCGCGGGCTGCCCCGGGCGCGACGGAGGGAGCGGGTCGCCGAACTGCTGCGCACCGTGCACCTGGGCGACTTCGCCGGCAAGCGCCCACACGAACTCTCCGGCGGTATGCGGCAGCGGGTGGCGCTGGCCCGCACCCTCGCCCTCCAGACCCCGGTGCTGCTGATGGACGAGCCGTTCGGCGCGCTCGACGCGATGACCCGGGACATCCTGCACGACGAGCTGGAACGGATCTGGTCCGAGCGGACGCTGACCGTGCTCTTCGTGACCCACAACGTCCGCGAGGCGGCCCGGCTCGCCGACCGGATCATCCTGCTCTCCAGCCGGCCCGGCCGGATCATCTGGTCCACCCGCGTCGACGTGCCCCGGCCCCGGCGCATCGACTCCCCCGAGGTCGCCGAGATCGCCGCCGAGGTCACCGACCGACTGCGAGCGGAGGTGGGACGTCATGGCCGGTGA
- a CDS encoding ABC transporter permease, translating to MAGDTLASGTRTDAEISGLDALEIAGQEKARSRASRFWSATWPKLAALAIAVGAWQVVVWTGWKPEYSLPGPVTVGQELLRQVGGPQLWDGMVTTLRRAAVGYVFSVAVGLLVGLAVARSRVLRAAIGSMITALQTMPSIAWFPLAILLFELSEKAIFFVVVLGAAPSIANGVIAGVDYVPPLLLRAGRNLGARGLNLYRYVIAPAALPAIVAGLKQGWAFSWRSLMAGELIVVGISQTSLGAQLTYSRELSDAPWLLATMIVILVVGLVVDAAFGAADKAIRRRWGVLDQGSV from the coding sequence ATGGCCGGTGACACGCTCGCCAGCGGTACGCGTACCGACGCGGAGATCTCCGGGCTGGACGCGCTGGAGATCGCCGGGCAGGAGAAGGCCCGGTCCCGGGCCAGCCGGTTCTGGTCGGCCACCTGGCCGAAGCTCGCCGCGCTCGCCATCGCCGTCGGCGCGTGGCAGGTGGTGGTCTGGACGGGCTGGAAGCCGGAGTACTCGCTGCCCGGGCCGGTCACCGTCGGGCAGGAGCTGCTGCGCCAGGTCGGCGGTCCCCAACTCTGGGACGGCATGGTGACCACCCTGCGGCGGGCCGCCGTCGGGTACGTCTTCTCCGTCGCGGTGGGCCTGCTGGTCGGCCTGGCGGTGGCCCGTTCCCGGGTGCTCCGCGCCGCCATCGGCTCGATGATCACGGCGTTGCAGACCATGCCGTCGATCGCCTGGTTCCCGCTGGCGATCCTGCTGTTCGAGCTGAGCGAGAAGGCGATCTTCTTCGTGGTGGTGCTCGGTGCCGCGCCGTCGATCGCCAACGGCGTGATCGCCGGGGTCGACTACGTGCCGCCGCTGCTGCTGCGGGCCGGGCGCAACCTCGGCGCGCGGGGCCTGAACCTCTACCGGTACGTGATCGCGCCGGCCGCCCTGCCCGCCATCGTCGCCGGGCTCAAGCAGGGCTGGGCGTTCTCCTGGCGCAGCCTGATGGCCGGTGAGCTGATCGTGGTGGGCATCTCCCAGACGTCGCTGGGCGCGCAGCTCACCTACTCACGCGAGCTGTCGGACGCCCCCTGGCTGCTCGCCACGATGATCGTGATCCTGGTCGTCGGACTGGTCGTGGACGCCGCGTTCGGCGCGGCCGACAAGGCGATCCGCCGCCGGTGGGGCGTCCTGGACCAGGGGAGCGTCTGA
- a CDS encoding RrF2 family transcriptional regulator — protein sequence MHVSARADYALRAVLAIADLGGGELVKAALLAEAQQIPLSVLHGILLDLRRADLLVSHRGTEGGYTLSRPADRITVGDVLRAVGGTLTTVRGLPAVSAGYQGVATGLRDVWLAVLGAVEQVVDRTTLADLLTGERHPADPARR from the coding sequence GTGCACGTCTCCGCCCGCGCCGACTACGCCCTCCGCGCCGTGCTCGCCATCGCCGACCTCGGCGGTGGCGAGCTGGTCAAGGCCGCCCTCCTGGCGGAGGCCCAGCAGATCCCGCTCAGCGTGCTGCACGGGATCCTGCTCGACCTGCGCCGCGCCGACCTGCTGGTCAGCCACCGCGGCACGGAGGGTGGCTACACCCTGAGCCGTCCCGCCGACCGGATCACCGTCGGGGACGTGCTGCGTGCCGTCGGCGGCACCCTGACCACCGTCCGGGGCCTGCCCGCCGTGAGCGCCGGCTACCAGGGGGTGGCGACCGGGCTCCGGGACGTCTGGCTCGCCGTACTCGGGGCGGTCGAGCAGGTCGTCGACCGGACCACGCTCGCCGATCTGCTCACCGGCGAACGCCACCCCGCCGACCCGGCCCGCCGGTAA